A stretch of the Medicago truncatula cultivar Jemalong A17 chromosome 5, MtrunA17r5.0-ANR, whole genome shotgun sequence genome encodes the following:
- the LOC11414365 gene encoding uncharacterized protein, whose protein sequence is MYAARLLSMYKRNPSALSDQPPSGPNSGYLVILDEEAQTYSFFGLWKDIGIGNLPFPQNKHLTISDFEGRYTRENVMFLPVLNQPLSSNRYYVIRRKGKNQGQANLNSKEEDISTDVCCYFSHDIKTCPLEPFNHYQQIEINKKRFGFHAVSVASDGIPCGLLREKVWTIFGTTPTNYHLSEALASNDSLRSKLPDFNFPLSNDRSESVVVGKWYCPFMFVKEGMTLKEQMEISLFYELTLEQRWEKIVSKENENGEKNDVLVDVAIQTEVAKVERKDAIWDENRLVDGVLWFKSVEEKSVGLSLEVVEGMKWEQERFGWNAGNGRQVRVTKVEEFDGTNKWKKFSCYVLVESFVLKRMDRRLVLTYDFRHSHQIKSKWD, encoded by the exons ATGTATGCAGCAAGACTTCTTTCCATGTATAAAAGGAACCCTAGTGCTCTTTCAGATCAACCACCATCAGGTCCAAATTCCGGTTATCTTGTAATATTGGATGAAGAAGCTCAAACTTACTCTTTCTTTGGATTGTGGAAGGATATTGGTATAGGAAATCTTCCTTTCCCTCAGAACAAACATTTAACCATCAGTGATTTTGAAGGTAGATATACAAGAGAAAATGTCATGTTTCTTCCGGTATTGAATCAACCATTGTCTTCGAACCGTTATTATGTCATACGAAGGAAGGGGAAGAATCAAGG CCAAGCAAACTTGAATTCAAAGGAAGAGGACATTAGCACTGATGTGTGCTGCTATTTTAGCCATGATATTAAAACATGTCCCTTGGAGCccttcaatcattatcaacaaattGAAATAAACAAGAAACGTTTTGGTTTTCATGCCGTGTCGGTTGCCTCGGATGGAATTCCTTGTGGTTTATTAAGGGAAAAAGTGTGGACAATTTTCGGTACCACTCCTACAAATTACCATTTGAGTGAAGCCTTGGCTTCAAATGATTCCTTGCGTTCTAAGCTACCGGATTTCAACTTTCCATTGTCCAATGATCGTTCTGAATCAGTGGTTGTTGGAAAATGGTATTGTCCTTTTATGTTTGTAAAGGAAGGAATGACATTAAAGGAACAAATGGAAATATCATTGTTCTATGAGTTGACGCTCGAGCAAAGATGGGAGAAGATagtttcaaaagaaaatgaaaacgGTGAAAAGAATGATGTGTTAGTAGATGTTGCTATTCAAACAGAAGTTGCTAAGGTTGAAAGAAAGGATGCTATTTGGGATGAAAATAGATTGGTTGATGGAGTGTTATGGTTTAAGAGTGTTGAAGAGAAAAGTGTTGGATTGAGTTTGGAAGTTGTTGAAGGAATGAAATGGGAACAAGAAAGGTTTGGATGGAATGCTGGGAATGGAAGACAAGTGAGAGTAACAAAAGTTGAAGAGTTTGATGGAACAaacaaatggaagaaatttaGTTGTTATGTGTTGGTTGAAAGTTTTGTATTAAAGAGAATGGATAGAAGATTGGTGTTAACTTATGATTTTAGACACTCACATCAAATTAAGAGTAAATGGGATTGA
- the LOC11414366 gene encoding chaperone protein dnaJ 16, whose protein sequence is MPGRRSKSEKKDTADADGEKQLRRDPYEVLGVSRNSTDQEIKSAYRKLALKFHPDKNANDPKAADLFKEATFSYNLLSDPDKRRQYDSSGFEAVESDSQELELDLSSLGAVNTMFAALFSKLGVPIKTTVSATILEEALNGSVTIRPLPLGQFVSKRVEKQCAHFYSVTITEEEARAGFVCRVQSSDKSKFKLLYFDQEENGGLSLALQEDSTKNGKVTSAGMYFLGFPVYRLDQTMNTIAASKDPDTSFFKKLDGFQPCELTELKAGTHIFAVYGDNFFKSANYTIEVLCAAPFSEEKENLRNVETQILSKRAEISKFESEYREVLAQFTEMTSRYAHEMQTIDELLKQRNEIHASYTVVPLKRSNSSKSRSKTSLKESKEDGETREKRNTRERPRKKKWYNLHLRVDKRKAC, encoded by the exons ATGCCGGGACGACGGTCGAAGTCGGAGAAGAAAGACACCGCCGACGCCGACGGCGAGAAACAGCTCCGGCGAGACCCGTATGAAGTCCTTGGCGTTTCCAGGAACTCTACCGATCAAGAAATTAAATCTGCTTATCGGAAATTGGCTCTTAA GTTTCATCCTGACAAGAATGCTAATGATCCCAAAGCAGCTGATTTGTTCAAAGAGGCTACCTTTTCTTATAATCTCTTGTCGGATCCTGACAAACGGCGCCAGTATGACTCATCTGGCTTTGAG GCCGTAGAATCAGATAGCCAAGAGTTAGAATTGGATCTTTCAAGTTTGGGTGCTGTCAACACAATGTTTGCTGCACTTTTTAG CAAACTTGGTGTACCAATTAAGACAACTGTATCTGCGACTATTTTGGAAGAGGCACTCAATGGTTCAGTTACAATTCGTCCACTTCCATTGGGACAATTCGTATCTAAAAGG GTTGAGAAGCAATGTGCACATTTCTATTCAGTTACAATAACAGAAGAGGAAGCAAGAGCTGGATTTGTTTGTCGAGTGCAATCATCAGACAAAAGCAAATTCAAg TTATTATATTTCGACCAGGAGGAAAATGGTGGCTTAAGTCTTGCTCTCCAG GAAGACAGCACAAAAAATGGGAAGGTTACCTCTGCTGGAATGTATTTTCTTGGTTTTCCTGTTTATCGACTAGATCAAACAATGAACACC ATAGCTGCTTCTAAAGATCCAGATACATCGTTTTTCAAAAAGCTTGATGGGTTCCAGCCCTGTGAATTAACTGAGTTGAAGGCTGGTACCCATATATTTGCAGTTTATG GTGACAACTTTTTTAAAAGTGCAAACTATACAATAGAAGTCCTGTGTGCTGCACCCTTTAgcgaagaaaaagaaaatttaagaaATGTAGAAACTCAAATTTTGTCGAAAAGAGCCGAAATATCAAAGTTTGAATCAGAATATCGAGAG gtTCTAGCACAATTTACCGAGATGACAAGCAGATATGCACATGAAATGCAAACT ATTGACGAGCTATTGAAACAAAGAAATGAAATACATGCCTCATACACGGTTGTTCCTTTAAAGCGGAGCAATAGCAGCAAAAGCAGAAGTAAAACATCTCTGAAGGAATCAAAAGAAGATGGCGAAACAAGAGAAAAGAGGAATACAAGAGAACGACCGAGGAAGAAGAAATGGTATAACCTTCACTTAAGAGTTGATAAGAGAAAGGCTTGCTAA